The DNA sequence CCGCACGGCGGGTGAATAGCTGCGTCCGTTTTCACCGGCCATGGTCGAGATACGCGAGAACCGCCAGCACGCGACGGTTGTCGTCGTCCGACACCTCCAGGCCCAGTTTGGCGAAGATATTGGCGGTGTGCTTGGCGATCGCCCGCTCCGTGACGACCAGCCGCTCGGCGATCGCCGCGTTCGTGCGGCCCTGAGCCATCAGCTCCAGCACCTCCGTCTCACGGGGCGTGAGCCGCGCCAGCGGCTGGTCGTCCGCCGCGCGCCGGGACAGCAGCTGCTGGATCACCTGCGGGTCCATCGCCGTGCCGCCCGCCGCGACCCGCCGTACGGCGTCCACGAACTGGTCCGCGTCGAAGACCCGGTCCTTCAGCAGATACCCCACCCCGCCGCTGCCGTCGGCGAGCAACTCGCGCGCGTACAGCTGCTCCACGTGCTGCGAGAGAACCAGCACCGGCAGACCGGGCTTCTTCCGGCGGGCCTCCAGCGCGCACTGCAGCCCCTCGTCGGTGTGCGTCGGCGGCAGGCGTACGTCGACGACGGCGACGTCCGGCTCCAGTTCGGCCAGCGCCCGCGCCAGCTCGGGGCCCGTCTCCACGGCCGCCGCGATCTCGAAGTCGTAGGCCTCAAGGAGCCGGACCAGGCCGTCGCGCAGCAGGAACAGGTCTTCGGCTAGGACAACGCGCAAGGGATCTCCATGGTGACCATGGTGGGACCGCCCGCGGGGCTGCTGACGGCCAGGACGCCGTCGAATGTACCCAGTCGCCGCTCGATTCCGGCGAGCCCCGAACCGGTCCCGATCACCGCGCCGCCCCTGCCGTTGTCGGTGACGGTGACGCGCAGCCTGCCCTCCCTGTGGTGCAGGTCGATCCAGATCCGGTCGGCGTCCGCGTGCTTGACGGCGTTGGTGAGCACCTCGCTGACCGCGAAGTACGCCGCCGACTCCACGGGCGCCTCGGCCCGCCCGGGCAGCTCCACGTTCACCTCGGCGGCGACCGGCAGCCGCAGCGCCAACGCCCGTACGGCGTCGCCCAGTCCGCGCTCGGCGAGCACGGGCGGGTGGATGCCGCGCACGAGGTCGCGCAGCTCGTCGAGGGCGTCGGCGGAGGACCGGCGGGCCTGCGCGACGAGTTGCTTGGCCTTCTCCGGGTCCTTGTCGACCAGCATCTCGATGGTCCCGAGATCCATACCCATCGCCACCAGTCGCGCCTGTGCCCCGTCGTGCAGATCCCGTTCGATACGGCGCAGTTCGGCGGCGGAGGTGTCGACGGCGTCCTGGCGGGTCTCCGTCAGCACCCGTACCCGCTCGGCAAGTTCACCCTGGCCGGCGCCGAGGACGGCGCGGGTCAGCTGGAAGTGGACCTGGAGCAGGCGCGGCGTGTAGAAGTGCGCGACGAAGAGCAGACCGAGGCCGAGGGCGGCGGCGCCGAGCGCGGACGCCTGCCCCTCGACCTGCACGAAGCCGTACCAGTACCCGTCGGGCAGGACCCGCCACAGCCCCGCCGCGATCGCGAACCCCTCCAGCGGATAGAAGAGCAGCACGGCCGGCAGCAGCGCGGTGACGAACCCCGCCGTCATGTCGACCGGCAGCCACCTCAGGTCCCGCCAGGTCGCCGGGTCGCCCAGCATCCCGAAGGTGCGGGCCCACGGGTTGGCGTCCTTCGGCAACGGCCGGTACGCCGGCGGAATCCGCACCCCGCCCCACTCGGCCGCGAGGACCCGCCGCCAGTCGGCGAACGCCCGTACCCCCGTCAGCACCCAAGGTGTCGTGACGATGCCGACGCCGATGGGGATGAGCGCGATGGACACGAGGGACAGGACGAAGCACAGAACGGCGACCGGCAGCGAGACCAGGGCCAGCGCCAGCCCC is a window from the Streptomyces sp. NBC_00299 genome containing:
- a CDS encoding sensor histidine kinase; this encodes MTYDTKSGTGGDQRTRARGMGLAAVRGLALALVSLPVAVLCFVLSLVSIALIPIGVGIVTTPWVLTGVRAFADWRRVLAAEWGGVRIPPAYRPLPKDANPWARTFGMLGDPATWRDLRWLPVDMTAGFVTALLPAVLLFYPLEGFAIAAGLWRVLPDGYWYGFVQVEGQASALGAAALGLGLLFVAHFYTPRLLQVHFQLTRAVLGAGQGELAERVRVLTETRQDAVDTSAAELRRIERDLHDGAQARLVAMGMDLGTIEMLVDKDPEKAKQLVAQARRSSADALDELRDLVRGIHPPVLAERGLGDAVRALALRLPVAAEVNVELPGRAEAPVESAAYFAVSEVLTNAVKHADADRIWIDLHHREGRLRVTVTDNGRGGAVIGTGSGLAGIERRLGTFDGVLAVSSPAGGPTMVTMEIPCALS
- a CDS encoding response regulator transcription factor → MRVVLAEDLFLLRDGLVRLLEAYDFEIAAAVETGPELARALAELEPDVAVVDVRLPPTHTDEGLQCALEARRKKPGLPVLVLSQHVEQLYARELLADGSGGVGYLLKDRVFDADQFVDAVRRVAAGGTAMDPQVIQQLLSRRAADDQPLARLTPRETEVLELMAQGRTNAAIAERLVVTERAIAKHTANIFAKLGLEVSDDDNRRVLAVLAYLDHGR